In a genomic window of Thalassophryne amazonica chromosome 12, fThaAma1.1, whole genome shotgun sequence:
- the gng12a gene encoding guanine nucleotide-binding protein G(I)/G(S)/G(O) subunit gamma-12a — MSSKNHSSNNIAHTRRMVQQLKIEASIERIKVSKASADLMNYCNEHGRNDPLLVGIPASDNPFKDKKPCTIL, encoded by the exons ATGTCGTCAAAGAATCATAGTTCCAACAACATCGCCCACACCCGACGGATGGTGCAGCAGCTGAAGATAGAGGCGAGCATCGAGAGGATAAAG GTATCCAAGGCCTCTGCAGACCTCATGAATTACTGCAACGAACATGGCAGAAATGATCCTCTCCTCGTTGGCATACCTGCATCAGACAATCCCTTCAAGGACAAAAAACCCTGCACTATATTGTAG